Part of the Sporosarcina sp. FSL K6-2383 genome is shown below.
CAGGGCAAAATACATTCATGCATGAAATGTTGGAAGCAATTAACGCAACAAATGCTGCTGAAGATCAAGATGGTTGGGTGAAGATGACAGAAGAAGAGATTGTACAGTTGAACCCGGATGTCATTATTACGACATATGGTTACTATATTGACAATCCAGCTGAACAAGTTTTAGCACGCGATGGTTGGGCAGAAGTAACTGCGATAAAAAATGAACAAGTATTTGATGTAGATAGTGATACGGTCACTCGCCCAGGACCTCGTTTGATTGAAGGAGTAGAGACGCTTGCAAAGATCATTTATCCGGAAGTTTTTGGGGAGTAAGATTGGCTGGCTTTACTTACTAAGTATTGGGTTTGTGCTGTGTACGCTGTTACTTGGTCTATTCATCAGCAGCGTACAGTTTCCGATCATGACTATTTTGCATATTGTGTTGGATAAATCATTTGGTATTGGTTGGCTTGAAAATATTCCGCGTAATGAAGAGTTGATCATTTGGAATATTCGACTGCCACGGGTTTTACTGGCCCTTTGTGTCGGCGCTTCGCTTTCGTTAGCGGGTGCCGCATTTCAAGGGCTTTTACGTAACCCGTTAGCGGATCCCTATACAATCGGTGTTTCGTCAGGTGCTGCCTTAGGGGCGGTATTTGTTCTATTTTTTCAATTCACGATTATTGGTCTTGGGAGTTTTACATTACCAGTCGTCTCAATTGTTAGTGGATTTATTACGCTTATGATTGTTTTTGGATTAGTTCGTTTGAGCAGCAGGAGTCTTGCGATTGAAACGATTGTCTTGGCAGGAATTATCGTTGGCTCATTTATCGGTTCAATTACATCACTGCTCATTTCCTTAGGTGATAAGGATTCGATGACGCAAATTATGTATTGGCTTTATGGCAGTGTAGGGATGAGAGGATGGAGCCACGTTCAGCTTGTTGTGCCATTTATGATTATTGGGACGATTATTTTACTCATGCATTATCGTGAATTGAATGCGCTTGCACTTGGTGAGGAAGCGGCAGATCATATTGGTGTCAATGTTAAAAGAGGTAAAACCATGATTTTGATTGGTGCCTCATTGTTGACGGGGGCAGCGGTAGCGGTGTCGGGTTCAATCGGGTTTGTTGGTCTTGTTATCCCACATCTAGTTCGTTTACTGACAGGGCCGAATCACCGACATCTTCTGCCATTGTCGATGTTGTTCGGAGGTTCTTTTCTTATATTGGCAGATTTGTTGGCCAGGACAATTATTGCGCCGAGGGAATTGCCAATTGGTGTCATCACCGCATTGATTGGCGCGCCTGTTTTTGCTTTTCTGCTGATTAGGGAAAGAATCGGAAGAGGTGAACGAGGATGATTAAAGTCGATCGACTCGCAGGCGGCTATGGGAAGAAACCAATTGTCAAAGACATTAGTTTAGACATAAAACAAGGAGAGTTTTTTGCATTACTTGGCCCGAACGGTAGTGGAAAGACGACCCTTTTTAAATTAATTACAGGGCAATTGCCCGTCATTTCAGGTGATATTTTCATTGATGGGAAAGCGATGTCGAAATTAACGAAGTTGGAGAAGGCGAAAAAAGTAGCAGTACTTTCTCAGGAAGTTCAAATGACGTTCGATTACACTGTCGAGGAAATCATTAGCCTTGGACGATATCCGCACCAAAAGGGCATGTTGAAAACGTTATCGGCCTATGATCGTGAAGTGATTGATGCGGTGATGGAGATTTCTAAAGTCGAACGTTATCGCAAGACGCAATTTCGCTTGTTGAGCGGGGGAGAAAAACAACGGGTTTTGTTGGCAAAAGCATTGGCACAGGAGCCTGAGATTTTACTATTGGATGAACCGACAAACCACCTGGATATTAAGCATACTTTTCAAATGTTGGATTTGCTGAAAGAGTGGCAACAGACGAAGGGATTGACCATATTTGCGATTTTGCATGATTTGAACGTGGCATCGCTGTATGCAGACCGGGTTGCGCTGCTTTACGAAGGTTCATTTTTAGAGGTTGGTGACGTGAATACGTTACGTAAGGAAGAGCAGTTGAAAAAAGTGTATGAAGTTGAAGTTAAGACGCAAGCACACCCGCTTGTTCCGAAACCTCAGCTTCATTTGACGCCAACCCATTCATACAGTGCAGACCCGACGCCGTTGTTAGATAGCTTTCAAGTCGAACGAAATGAAAGTTCGGTTCATCTACGCTTCGAACAACCTTTACGCACGCTATCAAATGCGGATGTAGGAGAAGGAGTGCAGTGGTTGCAGCATTTTTGTTTAGTAGCCAGCCATTCAGTCGGTGAAAAATCGCCGTCTGCATGGTTGGGTAATTATGGTATTCCGTCTGAGCAAGCAGCGGCTATTGCAACGACTGGGAATATAGAGGATGTTGTTCTGATCGAGCAACGACTGATGGGTATTCAACTAATGATTGTGGTAGCGATTGAAGTGGATGTTCATAAGTATAAAAGCTTGGATGGTGTTCATCTACTATTGTTTGTAGATGGACATTTACAAGACAAAGCGTTGTTTGATTGTTATATGACAGTTATAGAGGCGAAGGTGAAAGTTTGTCAGCAGCTAAACCTGCAATCGGTTCATTCGGCAAGAGATGTGGTAGTCATTGCTGCCAACCAGCAGGAAAATCAACTAGGTCATCGCGAATACAAAGATGACATGCGAAAAGGTATTGAACAGCTTATTACGACAGCTATGATAGAGGCGATAGAGAAGAAGTTTATTAAGAACGGTATCATGTTGTAATGGTTATGACAGAGGGTGGGGGAAGTTTCGATGACTGAACGAAGGCTCGTAATAGCGGGAACGGGTAGTGGAGTTGGGAAAACGACTGTAACAATTGGTTTGATGTCCGCTTTGAAACAAAGGGGATTCGTGGTCCAAGGATTTAAGTGTGGACCGGATTATATCGATCCCTCTTACCATACTGCGGTGACCAAACGTATTTCACGGAATCTAGATAGCTGGATGTTTGGAGAAGAGACGGTTCTTGATATTTTTAATCATGGAAGTGAAGGTGCGGATATTTCCATCATGGAAGGGGTTATGGGACTCTATGATGGAAGAGACCCTACAAATGATAAAGGAAGCACGGCAGAGATTAGTGTAATGACTAAGAGTCCTGTCTTGCTCGTCGTGAATTGTGCAAGTGTGGCGCGAAGTGCGGCGGCGATTGTGAAAGGATTTCAAACACTGTCAAGTGAGCCTAACATCGTTGGCATCATTGCCAATCGGGTAGGGAGTGACAGACATTTTGAAATTGTGAAAACAGCAATTGAACAAGAATGTCGAATACCCGTTATCGGCTATTTGAAGCGAGAACAAGGGATTGAAATACCTGAAAGAAGTCTCGGACTTGTCCCATCGATTGAAAGGGGAGATCTTGATCCTTTTTTCAAACGCTTAGGTCAATTGGTGCTTGAAACGATCGATGTGGATAAGTTATTGGAGATTTCGTTGGCGCAGCCTTTAAACGTGAAGAAAGCGACTTCGTTTTTTGAAAGTAAAAAAGAACCTATTGTGCGAATTGCTGTGGCGAAGGATGCCGCATTTAATTCGTATTATATTGAGAATTTGGAGATTTTAGAGTCGACTGGTGCGGAGCTCGTTTACTTTTCGCCGTTAGCAGATGAAACATTACCCGATAATATTGACGGACTTTATATTGGCGGTGGACTCCCCGAAGAGTTTGTCAGTTCGCTTAGTCAAAATGAGGCGATCAAGCAGGCATTAAGAGTGGCATTTGAAGAAGGAGTTCCGACATTTGCTGAAGGTGGCGGATTTATGTATTTGACGCATTCAGTCGAAACGGCGGCTGAAGAAACATTTGACATGGTCGGCTATATTCCGGGGAATATAAAAATGCATACTACTTTACAAGCAATTGGCTATCGAGAAATTAGTGGGCATCAAGACAACTTTTTACTCAATGAGCACCAAAAAGCAAGAGGACATGAATTTCACTACTCTACATTCCGTCCTGTGGAATCATTTCAACATGCTTATGAGACAACTGGGATGCGTGGTACAAAGACAGATGGTTATGTAACAGATAATGTGGTTGCTGGTTATACGCAATTCCATTTTGCAACATGTGTAGGGATGGTTGAAAAATGGATTGAAGTTTGCTTAACCTACCAAAAAATTAGAGGAGGCACACAATGAGTAAAAATCAAAAAGGACTTACACTTGTGTACACGGGTCATGGTAAAGGAAAAACAACAGCTGCATTAGGATTGGCTTTGCGTAGCACAGGAAGAGGACTAAGTGTTAAGATTTATCAATTTATTAAATCACCACAACGGTCCTACGGAGAGCAAATTGCGTTGAAAAAACTCGGTGTGGAAATGGTACAACTCGGCATTGGTTTTACATGGACAAAAACACCTGAAGAGCATCGGGAAGCGCTCAAGAAAGCATGGCCACAAGCGAGAGATGCTGTCATGAGTGGCGAGTATGATGTTGTGATTTTAGATGAATTGAATAACGCTTTAGCAATCGATAAGTTTCCGATCGATGACGTTCTTCCGCTGAATGAAATCATCGATATGATTAAAAATAGACCACCACATGTTCACCTCGTCATTACAGGAAGAGATGCTCTGACTGAAATCAAGGAAATCGCTGACTTAGTTTCAGTGGTAGAGCCTGAAAAACATTATTATGATGAAGGTGTAGAAGCAGTAAAAGGCATAGAATTTTAATAATCAGATTTTAGAACTTTCGTAGGGTTTATTTGGAAGGAGAATTCCGGTATAATAGTTAGACTAGTATATTTCGGAGAATAGCACTACGGAGGTGAAGGTACATGAATGCTGTAATGACATTCGCGACGGCAAGTGATCAATTGCAACGTTATGATGCGATTCGGCGTAAAAATGCTGAAAATGCATATGATCGTAATGTGCAATATAATGGACAAAACCAAAAAACACTGGAAGAACTTGAGGCTTTATTGATGGGGAAGGACGAGCTGGAAGTCGTTCAACCGGAGCATCAGGAATTACAGGAACTTGGCGCAGGACAGATGAAGCAAGTCGAACTTCCAATCGGTAAGACGCTTGAAGAGACAATTGATCTTTGGCGGGATGTGCGGACGGATGCAGTTTCTGTGCCGGAACCAACAACTGCAGATTATCAGCTTGCAGCTACGGCGTCTGCAAAAATTATACAAACAGAAACGCAAATTGCATTACAAAAATTGGCGCAATCTGAATTTGAGGCAACTATGGCAAGACGTGAAGCTGAAACGGGAAATATCGTTTCTTTTGAAGTGCCGGTAGGTGTGGATAGGGAAGCGTTTATGATGAGAAAGCGTTTCGAACAAGCTATTTCAACCTATTCGATTCAAGCTGAGGCGAAGCAAAAAGGTTATAGTTTAGAGGAACCACAGTTTTCTAGAGTAGCGTAATGCGTTGGAAGGTCACCTCATTGGTGGCCTTTTCTTCTATTGGAGGGAAGAAGAGAGATGGCAAAGCAGAGTCGGGCAGCAAAGACCAACGCAGTCAGAATAGTAGAAGGAGCAGGCATTCACTATGACCTGATGGAATACGATGCGACAGATGGCTTACTAGATGGTGTGTCAGTCGCAGGGAAAACGGGACAGACTGTGGCGAGCGTCTATAAAACATTAGTGACAATTGCAGGTCCCCGAGAGTTATTTGTTTTTTTAGTGCCGGTGGTGCTTGAGTTGGATTTGAAGAAAGCAGCAAAAGCTGCAGGAGTAAAGAAGCTGGATATGCTGCCTTTGAAGGATTTGATGAAAGAAACAGGCTATGTGCGCGGAGGTTGTTCGGCTATTGGTATGAAAAAGAAATATCCGACATTCATTGACCAGTCAGCAGAAAGCTTGGAATCAATGATTGTCAGTGCAGGGAAAGTGGGCTTGCAGATGAGGGTAGCCCCTAAAGAATTGGCAAATATAACAGAAGCAGCTTTTTGTGATGTTGTAAAATACAGTTAATCTATATAGTGGATCATAGCATGTTATAATAAGAGGATTGAAAACTTGGCATTCATGGGGACCGTGCATGAATGTTCTTTGACGTGTAGAGAGAAGGATTCGAATGCGAAAAGTTTTAATGTGGAGATGGATTTTTTATTTTGCAGGACTATTAGTGATGGCTCTTGGGGTTTCGATGACTATTAAAGGCCAAGAGGTAGGAATTGGTCCATGGGATGTACTGCATGTTGGGCTGTATAAGCATTTTGGTTTGACGATAGGTACATGGGGAATCATTACTGGGTTTGTAATTATCCTCGCGACAGCCGCAGTTTTGAAAGAATGGCCGAAAATCGGTACGTGGCTCAATATGCTGTTACTTGGTATTTTTATCGATATTTTTAACTGGCTACTGCCTGACTTTACGACATTCGGAGCACAACTGATTATTTTTATATTCGGTGTGATTGTTATGGGCTATGGGGCTGGTATGTATATATCGCCTAATATTGGGGCGGGGCCTCGAGATAGTCTCATGTTGTTATTTGTTAAAAAGACAGGGATGAGCATTAAGAAAGTGCGAACAACTATCGAAGTGATCGTCGCTCTTGTGGGCTGGTTATTTGGTGGTCCGATTGGGGTTGGTACGGTGTTAATCGCATTATTTTTGGGGCAAATGATTCATTACACATTGCCGCAAAATCGTAGGGTTTTGATGAAAATAATTGGAGAGCAGGATGAAAAAGTTCTGCTGTAATAGTTTTTCAAAGCACGGGCAACGATGCCGTGCTTTTTTTTGTTGTTCGTGCATAGGCTAATCGTATGTAAAGAAAGGATGGTCGACATGTACGGAACAATTACTCAATATATGGGGACAGCCTATACGGGTTGTGGGATTTCTCATAAATACGATACATTGATAGCATCAGCTGTGGAGACATTTTTTTTGAAATGTCCACCGACAAATATGCTATCAACAGTCTTGCATGAACTGGCTACGAATTATGTGAAACGCGGCTATGATGTCGATAAATTCATGGATCCTGTGCAACCTGAAAAAACCGATGCTATCTTTGTGAAGGGACCTAATTTATTTTTCATCCAAGCCTCGCATCCTGTTGCACTTGAGCCCGCAGAAATAGGAGGGCGACATCGTGTAATTAGCTTTTATGATGTCTATGATGAAGACCAGTTGCGTGACTGGAACGGTTTGATAGTTGAGGAGTTGGAAGAGGCAGAGGAGGCACTAAAAAAAGCGTTGAAATCACTCGCTGATGCGAAAGGAATTCATGATGAATGGGAAGCTGTCAATATACAGCGAATGATGTGGGAGCAACATGAAAACCTAATTCTGTCGTTGAAGGAAGAGTTGTTTGGTACGATTCGCTTGAATAAGGCAACGACTGTTTCGCATCGGCTTATCGGCTCGTTGACATCTGGCGGGGCACAGGATTTTATCCCCTCCATTACGAAACGTTTAGAACGAAGAATACTCATTAAGGGACTTCCTGGTACAGGGAAATCAACGCTAATGAAGGCAATTGGTACCGAAGCGGAAAGGCGGGGCTTCGATGTTCTGTACGGCTGGTGTGGTTTAGATCCGTTAGGGGTCGACCTCGTCCAAATCCCTGAGTTATCAATTTGTCTGCTTGATGCAACGCAGCCGCATGTCTATGATGTAGAACGTCCGGGGGATGAATTGCTTGATCTTGTCTCTATGTGTGTAAAAGATGCCGAGGCGGAACGGGAAATTGATTTGATTCGGGAGACGTATACAGAAAAGATTTTGGATGCGACGGGTTATATGCAGGCCTATGCACAGGCTGAAAATAGAATGAAAGTAACAATGGATTCAGCTATTAAGCATGCGATATTTGAATTGAAATCGAAGATATTATTGGAATTGCCATAACGGGAATAGTCATTATTCCACGATTGGGCCAATCGTGTGATAAAATGAAAGCATCATTCGTTTGAAAGGAAGATTGTTTTGTCCAAAATACTCGATACTTTTTTACAGGAAAACTTAAAGGATCTCCGCGACCAAGGGTTATACAATGAAATTGAACCTGTCGAAGGTCCAAATGGCCCAATTATTAAAATTAAAGGTAAAGATTTGATTAACTTGTCTTCTAATAACTATCTTGGATTGGCGACAGACGAAGATTTGAAAAAGTTAGCAATCGCAGCAACGACTAAATACGGTGTTGGTGCAGGAGCAGTTCGCACAATTAACGGGACGCTTGATATTCATATTGAGCTTGAAAAAAAGCTTGCGGAATTTAAAGGGACAGAAGCTGCAATTTCTTATCAATCCGGCTTCAACTGTAATATGGCGGCAATTTCAGCTGTTATGAGTAAAAAAGATGCAATTCTGTCGGATGAATTAAATCATGCTTCCATCATCGACGGCTGCCGTTTATCGGGCGCGAAAATCATTCGCTTGAAGCACCAAGATATGGACGATTTACGTGCGAAAGCGAAGGAAGCAACAGAGTCCGGCTTATATGAAAAAGTGATGTATATTACGGATGGTGTGTTTTCGATGGACGGCAATATCGCCAACCTCCCAGAAGTCGTGAAAATCGCGAAGGAATTCGATTTGATCACGTACGTGGATGATGCGCATGGTTCGGGTGTAACAGGTAAAGGAAAAGGGACTGTGAAGCATTTCGGTCTTGAAAAAGAAATCGACTTCCAAATTGGCACATTGTCAAAGGCAATCGGTGTTGTAGGTGGATACGTTGCGGGCTCACAGCAATTGATTGACTGGTTGAAAGTTCGTTCTCGTCCATTCCTATTCTCGACTGCATTGCCAGCAGGTGACGTTGCGGCGATTATGGGCGCACTCGACAAAATTACAGAATCTACAGTGCTGCATGACAAGCTATGGGACAACGGTAATTACTTGAAAGAAGGACTTGCTAAGCTTGGCTTTAACATTGGTGCTTCTGAAACGCCGATTACACCATGCATTATTGGTGAAGAAAAGCTTACACAACAATTTTCAAGTCGTCTTGCAGAAGAAGGCGTCTATGCAAAATCAATTATTTTCCCAACAGTTGCTAAAGGAAAAGGGCGCGTCCGCAATATGCCAATCGCAGCTCACACGAAAGAAATGCTCGATGAAGCACTTGCTGTTTACGAAAAAGTGGGTAAAGAGCTCGGTGTTATTTCATAATGAATTACGAATCCCGGATGGCTAATAGGCTGTCCGGGTTTATTTTTTAGTACGGGCTTTGTTAATAAAAAACTGAATGAAGCACATACTCCTATGAACAGAAAATTTCTGTCGATAAGAGGGGATTTTTATTATAGTTAGTGATTTGTCAGACATTCACTTATATTTTAAAATGCATTGTCTTTTCCCTGAGAACGTTCTATAATGAATTTGATTGATAGAATCAATGAAATTATAAAATTAACGAAATGGTGTACTCTCCAAAAATACAAACGTTCACAGGCGAGGAGCAATTGAAAATGAAGAAAATTATCGTAACAGGGGCACTGGGTCAAATCGGTTCAGAATTGATTACAAAGCTTCGTTCAGAATATGGCATGGATAATGTTTTAGCGACAGATATTCGATGCACGGATGCTATGACGGAGGGGCCATTTGAAGTACTGGATGTAACAGATGCCGCTAAAATGTATACGCTTGCAAAAGATTTTGGTGCTGATACGATGATGCATATGGCGGCACTATTGTCTGCGAAAGCAGAGGAAGAGCCATTATTTGCATGGAATCTTAATATGGGCGGTCTGATGAATGCGCTTGAGGTATCACGTGAACTAGATTTGCAATTTTTCACCCCAAGTTCAATCGGTGCATTTGGTCCCTCGACTCCGAAAATAGATACGCCGCAGGATACACTGCAACGTCCAACGACGATGTATGGTGTCAATAAAGTGGCTGGGGAACTATTATGCGATTATTATTTCCATAAGTTTGGACTCGATACACGTGGTGTTCGATTCCCCGGTCTTATTTCATATGTAGCACAACCAGGCGGTGGTACAACGGATTATGCGGTGGACATTTATTATAAGGCGCTTGAATCAGGGAAGTACACATCATATATTGAGGAAGGTACATATATGGATATGATGTATATGCCTGATGCTTTGCAGGCAATTGTAGGTCTAATGGAGGCGGATTCATCGAAATTAATCCACCGTAATGCATTTAACGTGACGGCGATGAGTTTTGAGCCTTCACAAATTGCGGCTTCAATACGCAAGCAAATGCCATCATTTGAAATGGCTTACGATGTTGATCCGGTGCGCCAAGCTATTGCGAATAGTTGGCCAGATTCAATCGATCCAACGGCGGCTATAACGGAATGGGGATTCAAAGCTGATTACGATTTAGACAAAATGACTGTCGATATGCTTTCGAAGCTGAAAGTAAAATTGAATAGCTAACACGAAAAAGACTTCGCAACGAATCGCGAAGTCTTTTATATTTCATCGAAACATTTCATCAAAACAGTAAATGGGCAATCCCTGCAATGATAGGCAGTGAAATCAGTGTACGCAATAGGAAGATAACGACCAAATCTAGGAAGTTAACCGGAATTTTTGATCCGAGTAAGAGCCCACCAACTTCAGCCATGAAAATCAATTGTGTCACGGATACTGTTGCAACGACGAACAATGTCAATTCAGATGTGATAAGACCCTCTGCCAAAATAACAGGTAGGAACATGTCCGTGAATCCGACAACCATAAGTTGCGCAGCGTCTGCCGCTTGTGGGATGCCGAGGACGGATAGAATGGGTTCAAACGGTTTTCCTAAAATTGTGAAGATGCTTGTGTACTCCGCAAGAATAAGTGCAACTGTACCGAAAGCCATGACAATGGGAATAACGCCAATCCACATATCAAGGACATTTTTAAAACCTTCAGTGAACGTTTTGAAAAAAGAACGGTTTGCATCCGCTTTCTTCAATGCATTTTCTAGGCCATGAGAAAGAGCGTTATACCCTTCAGGTAATTTTTCCTCATCTCCAGTAAACGGCCTACCATCAATATACTCCTCTTTTTTTCCAACTAACGGATAAATACGAGGCATAATGAAAGCGAGCACGAGACCTGCAAAAACGACTGTTGCATAGAAAGGTAGGAAGTAATTCCCGAGTCCGACATATTCAATGATGATGATGGAAAATGTAATGGATACGACCGAAAATGTCGTTCCAACGATTGCGGCCTCTTTTTTTGTATAATAGCCTTCTTCATACTGTTTACTTGTTAGCAATACACCGATTGTTCCGTCCCCAATCCATGATGTCAGCGCATCAATCGATGAACGACCGGGCAATTTAAATAATGGACGCATGACTTTTACCATCATTGTTCCAAAAAATTCAAGCAACCCGAAATTCAAGAGTAGTGGTAAAAGTAATCCGGCAAATAAGAAAACTGTGTATAGAAATGAGACCAATCCACCTGGTGAAAGAAGAAGCCCCCCTGTGTTTTCATTCCAAATTGCTTCAGGTCCAATTTTGAATGTTACCATGACTGCAAATGTAGCCCCGATAATACGAGTAACTACCCAGAATGGTGTTACTTTGAATAAACTTGTCATAAATGACGGTTTGGCATGCTCTGTCCTAACAAATAAAAACAATGTAGAGCCAAGTGCGGCGATAACGATAATGATCATGGCCGCCATAGGCATTGCGGGTTCAAGTTCTTTCGCCAAAATGTTTGCGAACATGGCAACTGGAACTTTCCACTCGCCCCCCAATTTTATCGGAATCATAAATAGAACAATCCCGAGGATAGATGGAATTAAAAAATAAAACCATGAAGCTAAAGAAAACTTTTTCATATGCATCCCCCAATGTATAACAAGTCGGTTTGTATAAAGTGAATATTTATACATAATAACCTGTTTATTTTCCTTTGTAAATAGAGTATATCCTATTTCTATTTTTCGGTCTATTCCTTATTATGAAAAAAGTTTCAAAAATGGAGAATCTAGTCTTAGGTACATGAAGAAACAAGTGAAAATCATCTTTCACAAAATTTATTTTTAAAAAGTTGAGCCGAAAAGTTTATGGATGAATAGTGAAATACTAGCATTAGTACGATGAGTTAATAGAATTATTAGTAATGAAAACGCTTTAAAATAGTGGGTTTTCATTAGTTATTGTCCGGGGTCTATTCGTTGGAAATAACTTATTAGCGTTTTAAAATTCTGTGGATTGTATATATGCAGAAAAGTTATATGTGGGGGATGAATATGTATACGTTAAATGTACTATTAATTCATAAAATATACACTTTCGTTATGAAAAAGTAATATAGGGAATCGGGTTTGTTGATAAATAAAAGAAGTTCAGATGGACAAAATCCTACTGAACTTCTTTAATAAGATATATATTTCTAAATGGGTGGCTGTTACTCAAAATCCTTTTGCCAATTGTACGTATAGAAACGCTCAGTATTGAGCCATTTTAATGCATCGGGGTCTTGTGCTGCTAATTTCTTTTCCATTTCCTTCATCATCCAAACCGTTTGCGATGCATGGGCATTCAGCGTAGCAATCTTTTTATCGGAAACTGCTGACACATCGTGAATGACATCAGGTTCGCCAAGGATTTCAACTGTATTGTTTGCAAAAGCGATTGTATAGAGGTTCGGACGTTCGTTTTCAGCAATTCGTCTCACCGCTCGAACCACAGCGCGTGCAGATGCATCATGGTCGGGATGGACGGACAAGCCGGGATAGAACGAAATGATGAGTGAAGGATTCGTCTCCTCGATTAAATTAGTCATGAGTTGAATCATTTTTTCATCATCTTCAAATTCAATCGTCTTGTCGCGCAAGCCCATCATGCGCAAATCATCGAATCCCATTGCCTCACAGGCTTTTTGAAGTTCGCCCTTACGAATTTGTGGTAACGTTTCACGGTTAGCGAATGGCGGATTACCGAAATTACGGCCCATTTCACCCAGTGTTAAACATGCATAGGTGACGGGCACGCCCATCTCTCGATACGATGCGATTGTACCCGATACGCCGAATGCTTCATCGTCTGGATGGGGGAATACAACAAGTACGTGACGTTCTTTTTTTATCATCAAAAAGGCCTCCTTAATATGTGAACGGCGTCTCGCTTATTTCAAGCGCGACCGCAAGCTTTCCTTCCGGATCAAGGCCTGCCATTAATAGTCGCCCATGTTCGTCAAGTTTATAATGTGTGATTCCTTGTGCATAAATCCAACCGGATGGCAATTTTAAGCCAATGCGATGTGGTGAATCGCCGGCTACCTTGCCCAATTCGAACTTCACAATGACATTACGAATAAATGCACCCACATTAAAAAATCCTTCATTGAAATGAGAGGCATAGGAGCCGTTTGTTGTTTCAAGATGGATGTAGACATCTTTATTGGCGAAGGAAGTAATGAGTTCCTGTAAATGATCTGCTTTTACTAATTCCATGAGTAATCCTCCTTAACACTGTAACTGTGCTTCTTTATTAGTATATAGAAAAGAAGTAT
Proteins encoded:
- a CDS encoding cob(I)yrinic acid a,c-diamide adenosyltransferase, with protein sequence MSKNQKGLTLVYTGHGKGKTTAALGLALRSTGRGLSVKIYQFIKSPQRSYGEQIALKKLGVEMVQLGIGFTWTKTPEEHREALKKAWPQARDAVMSGEYDVVILDELNNALAIDKFPIDDVLPLNEIIDMIKNRPPHVHLVITGRDALTEIKEIADLVSVVEPEKHYYDEGVEAVKGIEF
- the ybaK gene encoding Cys-tRNA(Pro) deacylase produces the protein MAKQSRAAKTNAVRIVEGAGIHYDLMEYDATDGLLDGVSVAGKTGQTVASVYKTLVTIAGPRELFVFLVPVVLELDLKKAAKAAGVKKLDMLPLKDLMKETGYVRGGCSAIGMKKKYPTFIDQSAESLESMIVSAGKVGLQMRVAPKELANITEAAFCDVVKYS
- a CDS encoding ATP-binding cassette domain-containing protein; translated protein: MIKVDRLAGGYGKKPIVKDISLDIKQGEFFALLGPNGSGKTTLFKLITGQLPVISGDIFIDGKAMSKLTKLEKAKKVAVLSQEVQMTFDYTVEEIISLGRYPHQKGMLKTLSAYDREVIDAVMEISKVERYRKTQFRLLSGGEKQRVLLAKALAQEPEILLLDEPTNHLDIKHTFQMLDLLKEWQQTKGLTIFAILHDLNVASLYADRVALLYEGSFLEVGDVNTLRKEEQLKKVYEVEVKTQAHPLVPKPQLHLTPTHSYSADPTPLLDSFQVERNESSVHLRFEQPLRTLSNADVGEGVQWLQHFCLVASHSVGEKSPSAWLGNYGIPSEQAAAIATTGNIEDVVLIEQRLMGIQLMIVVAIEVDVHKYKSLDGVHLLLFVDGHLQDKALFDCYMTVIEAKVKVCQQLNLQSVHSARDVVVIAANQQENQLGHREYKDDMRKGIEQLITTAMIEAIEKKFIKNGIML
- a CDS encoding cobyrinate a,c-diamide synthase, coding for MTERRLVIAGTGSGVGKTTVTIGLMSALKQRGFVVQGFKCGPDYIDPSYHTAVTKRISRNLDSWMFGEETVLDIFNHGSEGADISIMEGVMGLYDGRDPTNDKGSTAEISVMTKSPVLLVVNCASVARSAAAIVKGFQTLSSEPNIVGIIANRVGSDRHFEIVKTAIEQECRIPVIGYLKREQGIEIPERSLGLVPSIERGDLDPFFKRLGQLVLETIDVDKLLEISLAQPLNVKKATSFFESKKEPIVRIAVAKDAAFNSYYIENLEILESTGAELVYFSPLADETLPDNIDGLYIGGGLPEEFVSSLSQNEAIKQALRVAFEEGVPTFAEGGGFMYLTHSVETAAEETFDMVGYIPGNIKMHTTLQAIGYREISGHQDNFLLNEHQKARGHEFHYSTFRPVESFQHAYETTGMRGTKTDGYVTDNVVAGYTQFHFATCVGMVEKWIEVCLTYQKIRGGTQ
- a CDS encoding iron ABC transporter permease, whose protein sequence is MQRSFIRKFLGSKIGWLYLLSIGFVLCTLLLGLFISSVQFPIMTILHIVLDKSFGIGWLENIPRNEELIIWNIRLPRVLLALCVGASLSLAGAAFQGLLRNPLADPYTIGVSSGAALGAVFVLFFQFTIIGLGSFTLPVVSIVSGFITLMIVFGLVRLSSRSLAIETIVLAGIIVGSFIGSITSLLISLGDKDSMTQIMYWLYGSVGMRGWSHVQLVVPFMIIGTIILLMHYRELNALALGEEAADHIGVNVKRGKTMILIGASLLTGAAVAVSGSIGFVGLVIPHLVRLLTGPNHRHLLPLSMLFGGSFLILADLLARTIIAPRELPIGVITALIGAPVFAFLLIRERIGRGERG
- a CDS encoding YitT family protein, which gives rise to MRKVLMWRWIFYFAGLLVMALGVSMTIKGQEVGIGPWDVLHVGLYKHFGLTIGTWGIITGFVIILATAAVLKEWPKIGTWLNMLLLGIFIDIFNWLLPDFTTFGAQLIIFIFGVIVMGYGAGMYISPNIGAGPRDSLMLLFVKKTGMSIKKVRTTIEVIVALVGWLFGGPIGVGTVLIALFLGQMIHYTLPQNRRVLMKIIGEQDEKVLL
- a CDS encoding glycine C-acetyltransferase, with the protein product MSKILDTFLQENLKDLRDQGLYNEIEPVEGPNGPIIKIKGKDLINLSSNNYLGLATDEDLKKLAIAATTKYGVGAGAVRTINGTLDIHIELEKKLAEFKGTEAAISYQSGFNCNMAAISAVMSKKDAILSDELNHASIIDGCRLSGAKIIRLKHQDMDDLRAKAKEATESGLYEKVMYITDGVFSMDGNIANLPEVVKIAKEFDLITYVDDAHGSGVTGKGKGTVKHFGLEKEIDFQIGTLSKAIGVVGGYVAGSQQLIDWLKVRSRPFLFSTALPAGDVAAIMGALDKITESTVLHDKLWDNGNYLKEGLAKLGFNIGASETPITPCIIGEEKLTQQFSSRLAEEGVYAKSIIFPTVAKGKGRVRNMPIAAHTKEMLDEALAVYEKVGKELGVIS